TTGGCAAGCCTATACCAATGCAGAAAAACCAACTACATGCCCTCATGCAGCACGAAGTTACGACTGTTGCCATCACACTGGTAGCACCTGTTCACGTTCATGCTAGCTGTTAGCATTCGCTTATGCAACCTTCAGGCAGCTTTGGTATGGCTTGGTGTGCCAGAACACGTGACAACATTGTTGCGTGTCACAACCAAAACCAGCTACAGTGGTATACAACTTTAAAGTCTGCGGCACTTTCTTCTCAAAGGCATATGAATATAAGACTGCACTGATGGCCTCGCACTCTAAATACACGTTATGATCCATGAGACTCCACCTACCCTACTCATAAGCTGGACTATATTTTTTCTTTAGTTGCAGAGGCAATCGGCAATGGCGCTTGGTCGTCTGAGGATGACCTCTGCAGACTTAAGTTGTATACAACTATGGTTGCCAACTGGCTACCAGCGGGATGCCAAAACTGCAAAAGCAGAAGAGGCCGATTGTAAGTGTGAGTTTTTTGTTCTGCCGAGCACAAGTTTGcccacctttacaagtttggcTGCTACATTTCACACTGTCTCAACAACGCGACACTGTAGACCAAGATGAACGCAATCTCTGTGGGACGACTGACTGAACTCTAAAAATCGGATAAATATAAAGATTAAGCAGATCAAGAAAACAAATGCACGATGGTCTGTATAACGAGCAAACACAACTGAAAGAGTGTCATGTATTAACTATGTAAATGTATGTACAGTCTCTTCGCTCCTTCAGTCGACAACACGAGAGCGCAGGTTGTAAGTGCGTTTGGGTGCTGCTCTGCTCTGTCGGTTCAGCTTCCGCTGGAGGCGGCGTGCCAGTTCCCAGTCTTCCTGGTAGGAGGCCGTGGCGTCGTGACTGTGCTCACATGTCTGTGTCTCCTGTTGCCGCACCTCCAGCAGGGTTGTCTGCACACTGCGCGAGTGCAGCCTGCTTACGCCGCCACTCAAGGGCGTCACCGGTGCCGTGTTCCTTGTGGCATCTGCGGTAACAGTGCAGATTAAACAGGCTTTCAGTTAGATTTACAAAAGCTGAAAAACAAGAAATGGATCGAAACCCAGGTTTTAGaatccgaaaccacgatatgactccGCAACATGTTTGAACTAATTCTGACAGCCTGACGTTTTTAAGTAAGCACCTAGCTCCAAGAACACGTGTTCTTTGAGTCCCCCCACCCCTCCCCAAACTTTAATTCTGCCCATATCAAAAACAGTCGCTGTGGTGAGAAATGAAATACCGAAAGCGTCCATGAAACACAGTTGGCACAGGCATGCAAACTATAGTTTAGTACAGCTCTTagaatggcaaaaaaaatgcACCACCCAGATGATTGAAGTGCAGCAATACTTTTACTGCTCAACTGAACGAACAGACCCGCTCATGTCCTCAGCCAATACTCCGACGACGAGATATGACCAATCCTGGAAACAAAATTTTGTTGTTGAAACTCGATGCTAGTGCCCGCCCATTACTTCATCTtttgtctgattttttttttttttttcgtgctatgCTACAAGACAATTTATAACTGGGGATATTACATATCACAAACAAAGTCCATTATATTTTCGGAATAAAGCAAAGGAGCAGACATACcactcatgttatgccttacatAAGTAGACTTCCATGCAATGTTTCTTATAATTTGTCTTTAAATTTTTAGGGTATTTAATTTGAAGCATTTTTTTGTCATGCATTTTGTTGCAGGGGTACAGCATTTAGTATTGTTGCAGAAATAGCATTATATATGACAATCCTTTTCAATCGACAATCCCTTGCAAAAGCACATCAAATTTATCAAACATTTCTTATTTTAACGACgcctggaatttttttttttttttgtcgctgtgGACAGCATAACGGGATGTATAGAAGTATTCACATTTAAAGCCGTACTGACACCATTTTTTCGTAGGTGTGTTTACActgccatacaaatctcctgATTACGGAGACTGCTCTGAGCTTGTTTGCTGCTCAGCAAATGCTAGTAAGAGATTTTACCGTACTTCGATATAAGAGTAAATTTTCCCATCTCACCTATCAATATCGACACTATCTTGACGTCAAGCTACGGTACTGATTCTGGTGACCTTATTCAGCATTCTGAGTAGTTGTGACGACGTCAGGCACCAAAACATCTAAAATCGGCATTTGTGTGCCACCAACGGAGCCACAGGGCCAAGCAGCTATGGAAACGTCACAATATCTAGCACTAAGAAGCTTATACTGTGTTGTGATGCCAGGGTACAGAAGTGATTGAAACTAGCTTTCAGAAACAACACATTGTGATTACTTGCTCAGGATGCACTCACACTTAACAGTACATTATTTAGGCTCTTAAGGGCTTGCATTTTCAcatgacgccccccccccccaaaaaaaaaaaggctcctaAAAATTTTCGTGTTTGTATTTCTTTAACCCTTTCACTACCATTAAAGAGAGCGGTCATCATGAGATTTCATAACAATATGGTCGATGATGACTATACTTGTCATCAGTGTTTCTAGACACTAGATGACCACACTTGTCCATGTTGAACCATTTGTGTCTGGGTTTTCATTTTATTGCCCTTTCTCGTATTGCCACACAGTGAAGCCACTCTCACACTATATACCGTGAAACGCTGAGCAAgtgccccctctttttttttcgagagatCTGAAATAAGAGCCAATTAAGTTCCAGGGACCGGTCCAGGACTGGTTAGATTATCCGGGACTGGTTAGAAAATCTGGTTAGATTATCCTTCGCTGTAgcaaggggaggggggggcactTACTCGGCATTTTACGGTATATTTGCACAATTGGTGAAATAAAGGAACTTCACTGAATTGCAAGCATGGTATTGTTTCATTGAGAAAATAAAAAAGCTCTGCAAATTGAGTGAAGAAAATTTTTGGCAATTTCGgcacaatttttcttcttttcttacgGTAGCAATACAAGCAAAACAACCAATAAAAGGTATTTGTGAGAGTACATCTATTTTTGCAGTTTGCAGCGAATATCACCGTTAAGTCAGAAAAATATTCCAGAAAGTGCTATTTAAAGCAAGACAGCTGTGGTTCCagaatacagtcgatcccgggtTTATCAAACAAGGATATATaaaattattggctatatcgaacagttgagaaatcccctagaatttcccatgcaaaagtatGCGACCGTATATCCGTATATCGAACTCCCTCACAGCGGGACATCTGCTATATGAAACGCAGTGCCgaagcccagaaagtgcatttttcaTAGCAAATAATGATCAATTTTCAGCCACTTTCTAACAAGTTCCGATCCCTATTCGCATGAAGTTGATGAAAAGGCGGTGTTATTTAATCGTGCTAATCTGGTTTGTTGCACAGCGCTTGCGAGTGCACTGGCATGTTTGATGCACGACCTGCAGGTCTTAACATGCGGGCATAGTTTTTTTCAAAAGACCGATTGCTGAGGACACCAAAATTAGAATGCAAAATGGCTCGGCGATCTCGTTCCAATGTTCACATTCCCTTCATTGCTTGTTAGTGCACAATGGCATGCGAGCCAGAAAAGCATGGCCTTTGAAATGTGCAGCATCATGACGTATTTCCTGTGTTTTCGGTTTTAAGACACGTGTCTTGGAGGCTAAGTTTTTTCTAGCTTTTCCTGTCAAAGCAGCTGAAAGCGGCGGCTGCCACCTACAAAGCCACAAATCACATCAATATTGtcaacacgttgacggtgagaACTCGGCGTTGTCGTATGCACCTTGTGTGGACTTGTGTACTTCTCGCCTTGCTTCTGATAAATCCTCATTCTGAACTTGAACAGAACGCTGACCCGCTCGAAgtgataaaaattatgactggtgCTTCCCAGTCCCGATTTCACCGCAAATCTGCGAAAACAGTGGCTTTTAGGAACCCCAAGGCAATGCAGTGTAGCGATACTGATGAGTGACAGATGAAGCACCCAAGTCAGGCTTCtgcgattaaaaaaaaattggtcttTTGACAAAGAGGTCCTCAAACACTTTTTAAGCACCTATCTTTTATTTGTAGTTTGTGTAGGCCAATAGCTAGGGATAATTTTAGCTTAGGTTTAAATTCCGATATCAAATGCTCTAGAATTTTAAATAGCAATAGCACTACATCGCTGCCGACCACATCAGCATGTAGAGGCACTTGCCAGGACTTTGCAGGCAGAAATGGCGCCGGATGGTTGCCGCCatgttgtcacggggtcgtgacgtggccgaaggcagCAGACTAAGCTTTCAgatcaaacaatttttttttttttttgcctgaactTGCCGCCAGTAAACGAAGAATTACAGTAACACActgacactgatagcggcgaacagagcgtcgaccGTCGATCAACTGGCAAGCGGCCAAGCGCGTCACTATTTACACATGTGCCGTCAAATATTCCCGCCTGATCACTGGTCTtcgcgcaagctctgaaataatcTGGCGTATTCACGTcctgcgcgcaatcttaacagaaTGATCTACAATAATCGTGAGCGTTCTAGAACAATGAGGCACAGTTTGAGCTGAGCATTTCAGACAGGCTGTGTgggcaaaaaacaaatgaaatcCAAGTGTAATAAATGCGCGTGGAAatatgattggataaatgtacggtgtcaatttttatgaaagggaacatgcgAGCATGTGGCCTGCACACTTCGACAGCAGCCTGTAGCGCGTTCTAGAGGGAGCAACCACAGCCTTTTTTCGCGTCGTCTAGCGTCAAGCAAGAGAACCAGTCATCAGTAGTCATGACCAAACAAAAGCAGCCACAAGTGCACGCGTCGCTCCTTTAGTCCGGCTGTGTGGCGATACAGAACCGGTGGTAAGATtgcgaccccctcccccttcaaggcgatttcGCAAGAAGCCAGCCTCTTGCGTAATCACCTTGTAAAGGGAGGGGGTTGCAGTTTTGCGAACGGTTCCATATCAGCAATGACTGATTGTCTTGTTCGCACTATATGACGCGAGAAGAGGCTGTAGTTGCTCTGGCTGGCGCTACAACGCGCTGCAGGCAGCCGCTGGAGCGTGCAGGCCACGGGttcacgtgttccctttcataaaaattggcaGTGTACACTAAGATTAAAACTGAGGTTACTAATCTGTTTCATTATTTTCTCTGTGCTTTATTTCATCAAACTACGAGCAGATGCGGCCGCAACAAAAATATTACCGCGACTACAAAGCACGACAGAGACCCTGGCCACCATTTCGCCACTAGATTATTGTCTTGCGCAAGTCGGATGTCCATATGAAAGACCTCTCCcttttttcttccctcttctTGCTTCTGGGAGTTCACGAGCTGCCTTTTTCCGCACGTGCACTATCAAAGGGGTGCAGTGCACGATTGCTGTTCGTTGGGTGGCTCACCGATTAACGCCCGAAGGGTCAACAGTACTTCACTGCCCTGGTCCTTCCACAAGTTCCTTTCTCAGAATAAGATGAGGGAGCGACTCGGAATGTTGTTAAGAACAGCAGAAAATACCTCGCTTTGAAACAGTAGCGCCCGCTCACATTCTGGGAACTCAAGCGTCACGCACCAAGTTTGTTACTGGGGCAACGAGGTTAACCTTATGTTGGAAAGAACAAGCAACAATAGTGTGCGAGCTTACTCCACATGGGCCCTCCCAGCTCACTTCTTTGGGGAAGCCAAACAATGTCATTGGAAGAGTGAGATTTAAGGTGACTGTGCAAAAATCAAGTTGTAGGTaggcttttttttgcattttgaacTTCCTAAATCGAATACCTTAAGACTGCATGCCGTTATCACTGCCGTTCTTCCTGCATCAGTCTGTATGTCAGTTTACACAACCCACGAATAAAAAATGGATAGTTCAATTGTGCTGGAGAGCCGCTTTAATGTGCGGCTGCGGAAAAGACGTGCTTCACTTTTTACTACACCACATCGGTGACACGTGGGCAGAACATTGCACGCTTCTCACAATATTAGCGCATCATAATTTATCCATTTTTTTCTGGGAATATAAATAAATTGATAAAGATCAGCCTGATGCAATTCGTGATGTATGCAAACTTCTGAGTGGCTGTTGCTCCAGCAATACGTGCACTTGAACTGCTGGTGGAGTTCCTGCCTGCAATGCCTGCTTCGAAAACTCAGATTGAAAACTTCAATGAcgttttccagccaaaacacacTGCAAATTTCATCACATTTTCTTTTATTAAATTCTTTACTTTAACAATACGAACAGGCAAATGTTTGCATCATGACACACCAATGCGGCAAAGAGCAAGTGGTACTGCCTGCCTATCACTactgcgttgcagtgaagcatatttccttttttttttgcagaagctAATTTTAGCTgaacatgactttttttttttttttgctagcagcAGCGGTACCCACTGTTGCCCCATGTTTAAGGCGAAATTGGGCCCAGGTATTGGGGGAAAGATAACCCTTGGTGTTGCAAACTAGCCGGCATAGCAAACGACCTCTTCAAATTATACTTTAAACAACTCAAAGCTTTTTGCATAccactttttgtattttttgatcATTTGAAAACACACTTAGATCAATTATTTACGAAATTACAGAGACTTTaatttaatgaggttttactgtaatgAATAAAGTCGACGAGAGGATGATTGCCGCCATAGCCTAGTTGTCAAAGCATCGAGTGCATTATCCGAAGGTTGCAGATTCGGTCCCTGCTTGCCgtaagttgtcttttcgtccacgtTACTTCCTTCACATCTATATGACAGTTACCAAAACAGAATTAAAGCTGCACGAATACCATCCCAAAACCTTCCTTGGCTTTATTACCAGTTGGTTTTCAATAAAACTGTGTCAACGAGCCCTCAAAATATCCTTATTGTGTGTTCGTATTGTTCCCCGTGCTCAGAAAACCAGCCATTAAAAGAGCTCAGAGTCGCACCAAGCGTACCTTGAGGCCTGTCCTCCGGAGGTATGAAAGAAGATGCACTGTCATTGTCGTCGTCCTCCGGCACGAGCAAAGAACGAACAAGCGGGAAGGCAGCGAGCACGGACGGCGTGTCCCCAAACACGCCCCAGAGGCAGGCGAGCCGCTGGTCCCGTCGCATCTGCCGCCGCTGTTTCTCCAGGGCCCGTTCTTCCTCCGAAGCCAAGTGCTGGGCCAGGGCTTCACCCTCCTGAGCCTCGAGCTCGCGCTCTCGGCGCCACTCGGCCTCCGCACGCTGACGCTGTTCCTCGTACTCGCGCCTGATCTCACCCGGCATGCACAGCGGTCTCAGCACAATCCGCTGAGGGGTTCCTGCATTGTTTCACTCGTTCATCTCTCCAACCCTATACCTCCCATAGATGACACACTTCTTACGTACACACATTTCGCATGAACATGCTAGCAGAGGAAATAAAAAGCATGACTTTTATGGCCTAGTAAGTGATATACCTCAAATGTGTGCCAGGATATTTGCTttccatatgtttttttttcctttcttcttttcaaTAGCAACTAATTGCTCTTATCTATGCCTTAGTTGAAACTGTAAATACAGATCTGCAAATGTGGCTACTGTGGGTTTGCTCTGATGATTTCAAGATATGCTCGTCTTGACAGATAATCGTAGTGCATCCATTCTGGGGTATATCAGTAACATAAAGCGAAAACCTGGAACGCGTCTACGTTGTGCCAGTCTCATCGCGACATGTCAATTTCCTTCTCCAAGGACAGTCTGGGCGAGCCAATGCAAAAAATGATGTACAGTAACACTACACTGTTTCCCCACTAGTGTTTGTACATATTTCCTTCCTGTTTACATTGCGCTGCTTCTACTACGTCGTTTGTATATTTGCCTTCAGTGCTGTCAACTCGCCCATCTGTAACAGCTCAGAAAGGCTCACAGTATTGAATGTAAATAAATCAATCTaacacttctcttttttttacacaTGGTGCTTTAATACAATAACATTTCCTACATCGACACTGCAAGCTTTTGAAGTACACCTTCAAAATAATTAAGTAAAGGACACCTTAATTATTTTCAATATACTCTAATAAACAACATTGTTTAGAATAAATGTTACATGTACTTAGTAATCTGATTGTGTGAACAGATCAACTCTGGCATTTCTTGCACATTGACATTTGTAGATTGCTATTAGGCGACTTGCTTTCATTTCGTCTGCAAGTAGCAAACAATATTACCTTGATAATAGAGCAAGCAGGGCTGTAGTGTGTGAAAATACACAACTAAAGTAGCAATGCCGTACAAGCCTTGTCAAAATTTATGCAAAAGATAAAAGCACAGCCAAGTAAAATAAAGTATACAAAGGTGACAAATGCACTGATGAGACCTTAGAATACATGGCTTGCAATGACCATACTGAAGGCAGCAAGTTGTAGTAGCAACCCTGTGGGAATAAAGTCAAGTGACTCTTCTGACACAAACTCTTCTACCTGGACAATAACAAAGCAGGAAGTTATCCACAGCAATGATAAACTTCACTGACAGAGCCACCACGTTAAAGCACCAGTACATTGTCTAAAATGTCTAATGGATATCTGTGACATCACATAAACCATCAATAAGACTTTTTAATGTACAGCCTTCTAAAAGCAACATGATTTACTATCCATTGCCTTACTGTATTGAATGTAAACACATTAAAATTGATTTTAGTCACGCTAGTCCTTGCGGAAACTGTACCTGCCAGCAAAGGGTTCGacacgaaaacaaaaacaacatgCTCATTCTTGCAAGGAGAGAATCATGACCATGTGGTTCAGATAAAAAAATTTTTAAACCCTATACTAAAGTGTAGAGTGTGTACCAAGTAACATATACGACAAGTTGATGTGTATGTTGGTCAAGCAATTCTACTTCCAGAATTTGTTTTGTATTAAACAAAAAGCAGGTATGAGATTGACAGACACGGACAGTAGCAAGAAATGAGGACACAAAGGAACAAAAAGCAGGAAGCATCACAATGTATCGCCTATTTCCTCGTCATCTTGCTCCATTTTTGCCAGTCGGTTTTCTTCCCTTCAAAAACTGACATGTTTTATTTGTGACAAGACCACATATACAACTCTACACTATCTTTATGATATCTTTACGATAAGCTTGCGAGCAACCTTATGCCGAATCCCAAATTAGCTTCAGTTCTAATGATAATTACTAACAATTTATCTCAAAGACTAGCCTGATTTCTCGTGAGCTTTAATATCGCAGGCTCTTCACCTTGATTCACATCTCGCGCAGCAGATAGTCAAACGCCTGGGTGTAATTAAATGTACTACATTTAAGCTACTAGCAGTGATGAAAGCGACATTTTGCCTTTTTGAGCAGATTCTGGAGCATAAAAAATGGTGCTTTAAAGCAGGCTCAAGTGTCTTTGGAGCAGTAAAATATGCTATAGCTTAGGGTTGCTATTGGTGTTATcggagcagatgcatgttccCTACTACTCCTTAAGTCTAAAACATCAATTAAGCCTTTAAtaaattatatttattattaaacatgccgtatactagtatgcagctagtatacaagcagtataGTTGGCGTAAATCATGTGCGGGGGAAAGGGGGTGAAGAGAGTTCGGACTTTTCTGGTGTTCAGGCTGGAGAGGACAGTCCTTGCAAGTGTCCCACTTCAGATTTAGCTTTAGCACATAATATAATTGAGTTAACGGTTGAGTATAGTGCAATCAACTTTTTAAGAGACTGTTGATTTTTTACTGCATACCTGTGTTGAATGCCCctcagctgtgtgaactatggaaattgaaaaaaggtgaaaaaaagagaCTGCATAGAACAATGCGATTGCTTGTGCTCGGACcccatgctcgttttttttttaattttttggaAGCATtatttaattctcatataaataCAGCCTATGTTAAAAATATGAATTGGACACCATGGCCTGATATGTGTCACCCCTTGagatttttctgggtttataccACTGAGTAGCCACTAGGATGACAGTGTGTATACAGCTCGCTTTTGGTTTCACTTATGCTCACGGGATGGTCCTATGgttcaacttgattttttttttttagtttgccaaTATCCTTTCAGAGCAGGTTTGGAGCtgttactagcaaatattgcactttggagcagcatttctcttttggagcagtttggagcagcacttccatcactgtatGAGTGAGTTTTCGAATAGAGGCCCCAAAGCCCTTTGCGTATGGACTCTTTGAGTCAAGCAGAAGCGATGAGTTTTCAAATAGGGTCTGCAGTGCTTTGGACACTCCCCCTATTCTATGTCACTCTAGTCTTGGCCAAGAGCCGTCACTTCAGTAGGTACCGTCACGTTTATGTGACCTAAAACTTTTGACCTAAGCTATGGGGCTCCAGCTAAATTCGAGAAATTGCGTCCCCAACCCAAAACCCGAATGCGGTTTGAGTTTTGTGCATGCGCACTGGTCTTGAGGCTATTTCTTTGGGGCCCCAAACTATTCGAACACTACCGATCAAGAGTCTGTTTGCTAATACCTTCCCTCACAAGCGTGTCTAcaatccatgttttttttttctttccactatACTCAAAACGTTTTGCACAGCAGTATTCGGCGCTTCCTGTCTGCTAGTGGCTTCAAATTTCTCTCCACAGGCACGGCACGTATCAAACGTGTAATGATCGTTGTCTCTGGCTCAGCGCCAATTAAGATACACACGTTACAACTTGCCCAGGAGCGAACAAGCGTGGTTGTTATATTACTGCTCCTAACTGCGCTTTTTGAATGGAGCATTTCACATTTTAAAAGATGAGACGGCTATTCCAACAACAACTGCTTATATTGCGTTTGCTTTTGGAAACACAGAGCGGCTTCAGCACAACTTGCTGAATTCCAGCCGCTACAACGTACACATCGGTTGGGCACGATCGTGATCGAGCCCAAATGTGATCGAGTTTTTCGGTTGTGCAAGATGTGGGGATGGGCCAACCTCGGCCGAGGTATTCGATCACGATCGGCAGTGCCATACGACACACGGGGTGCCGCGCGCGACCATTTCCTCAGTACAGCCGTGTCTAGCAGTTGGTGTCGTGCGGACGGTGAGAGAAATCGTGCGCTAACCTGCTCGACTGTCTTCTCCGCTCAGTCTCCTTGCGACCTGCTTCGGAAAGCGGGTCTTGATGAGCTGCCAGCGTGCCCGGTTGACCAGGGTTCCCTCGCGGGCTGCTTTGCGCGCCCACGACGCGATGCGCATGCGACACATGGGACACTCCTTGTTGGCCATGAGCACGGTGCTCGTGAAGCAGGATTTGCACACCTCGTGCGCGCACGGCATCGTCACGGGTTCGATCACCATGCTCAGACACACGGGGCATGTAACGTCCGATTCGTTCAAGGATTCGTCGCTGCTGCTGCCTTTGCGGctatccggcgaagacgacgacagcCGCTTACGTCGCGGCGCCATTCGGCCGGCAGTGTGTCGCAGTTCCGTCGGTTCCGTGCAATCTACCGTTATATTTGACCCAGACCCTTGTCAACGCCGGCAGAATACTCGGCTATCCCGGCTGCATCATTCCAACGCGCTTCGTCAatgcacagaacacctatacactatgGTCAATCCTTCACGTACAGTTCGAATACAAAACGCGCCCGGACGCGCCTATTTCCGTTACTTGCGCGCGTTTTTCTGTTCCCCGTGCCGTGACGCGACAGTCGGCACAAAGCGGTGCCGTGGTGCTGTTTCCTACTTAAGTAGCATTGATTGTATCATAAAAGCGTGGTATATTTTTTGAACGCACTCCAAATTTTTATCAGTTGTATTTTTACACAAGTATGATTGAAATAAACTAAAGTTAGCGTTTTATCTTTGTTTAAAAACGAAACCGAAAGTTGGGAAAGACAATGCAAATTTTAGTCGTGGTTTTGTTGTTGTGGCGGGGGTGGCCATTTTCTCAAGATATGAGTGCTCAGGCAACACCACCTAAATGAgttatctaggtggtgttggctcaGGCCACAGTTCCACCTCTCCTTATCCGAAAAAAAACTCGATATAATTTTCTTTGAAGAAGGCGTGTGATCATCCAACAGAGGGGTGCACCATGCAGCAACCACGTAACAATTTAAGCCTCCCAACTCCGAGAATCGATCACAGTCTATCCTCTTTCGAACgaatttacgttttttttttatcgtctgTTTTGTTGTTTAGCGCTCTTTTTTTAGCATAAATGAGTACCAA
Above is a window of Rhipicephalus microplus isolate Deutch F79 chromosome 1, USDA_Rmic, whole genome shotgun sequence DNA encoding:
- the LOC119178802 gene encoding uncharacterized protein LOC119178802, yielding MAPRRKRLSSSSPDSRKGSSSDESLNESDVTCPVCLSMVIEPVTMPCAHEVCKSCFTSTVLMANKECPMCRMRIASWARKAAREGTLVNRARWQLIKTRFPKQVARRLSGEDSRAGTPQRIVLRPLCMPGEIRREYEEQRQRAEAEWRRERELEAQEGEALAQHLASEEERALEKQRRQMRRDQRLACLWGVFGDTPSVLAAFPLVRSLLVPEDDDNDSASSFIPPEDRPQDATRNTAPVTPLSGGVSRLHSRSVQTTLLEVRQQETQTCEHSHDATASYQEDWELARRLQRKLNRQSRAAPKRTYNLRSRVVD